Below is a genomic region from Ammonifex degensii KC4.
CCGTGATGCCGTGCTCCGCGATGTACTTGCGCTTCAGTTCCTTCACCCGCAGGCCTTTGATGTGGTAGTCCACATAGAGCTTTCTTTCCAGGCGGCCGAAGTACTCGCCGCAGGCTTCGAGGAAGGGGTAGCAGCCTTTATCGTCAATCCGCGCCTGGTACGTGGCCAGCAGCCTCAAACACCTCCCTTACCTGCCTCACGACTCCCTCCTTCCTCCTGCTCCTGGCACCGTAAAGCCTACCGGCGAACGAAGTGACTATGGCCAGCAGGTCCTCCACCAGTTCTTCGTGTGCCGTCTTGCGGTCTTCTTCCCCATTCACCACGTGGATCTTCACACCGTAGCTCTCAAAGTATGCCTTCAGGTAGTTGAAGCCGAAGCGGGTGAGCCTGTCCTTGTAGCTTACTGCCAGGTCGGTAATCTTTCCCTCCCTGGCCAGTGTCATCAGCCTCATGAGGCCCTTCCGTCTGTCGTTTAAGCCCGAGGAAACGCCGGTAACCACCAGAATGTCGTCAAACAGCCTCGGGTCGAACCTTTTCCTGACCGATTCGACCTGCCTGTCCAGGTCGCCCTTGGCCTTCTGTTCGTGCGAGGAGACACGGGCGTAGATGGCCAGCACGCGCTCCTGGGGCACAGGCGGTTTCTCTACCCCGAGTAACCTCTTCACCTCCGATTCGGGAACTCTTCTTCTTCCCCCGGGCGTCCTGACCACCCTGATCTTACCCGCCTTGTCCCACCGCTGGAGTGTCTTTAGAGACACCCCTAAGATCCTGCACGCTTCGTGGAGCGGGTAAAGCTTCTCCATGGTGACTACATTATATCACCTATTTTGCCCTATGTCTACTTAATCAGTCAACTGCTGGCTACCCCGGAAAGCCTTTACCGCCTGCTCCTGCGCCTGCGCGCGGCCGGGTACCGGGTGGAAGATCTTCCGCCGGACGCAGCCAGTCTTTTCCAGTCCGTCCTAGAGGGCTTGACCAACGACCCCAACTGGTCTCCCCCGGAAACCAAGGGGAAAGAGGCAGCCACCAGGATTCCTCTTGACCGTCTGGAAAAGTAGCTTGCTTCCCTCCCCCCGGCCGTGCGTAAGAGGCTTGAAAGCAACTGGGGGAGCCCTCCGGGAAAGGTCATGACCTGGGGAAAGGAGACCCTGATCCCGGGACGCTTCTTCGGCAACGTGTTCGTGGGACTGCAGCCGCCGCGGGGGTTCGAGACCCAGCTGGAGGCTGCCTACCACGACCCCGACCTCTCTCCTCCCTACCAGTACCTGGCCTTTTACCGCTGGCTGGAGGAAGATTTCGGTGCACATGCGGTCTTGCACCTGGGGAAAGCACGGTACGCTGGAGTGGCTGCGCGGCAAGGGAGCCGGGCTTTCCGCTTCCTGTTTTCCCGATCTGGTCCTGCGGACCCTTCCCAACGTCTACCCCTACATCGTGAACGACCCCGGCGAGGGCACCCAGGCCAAGCGCCGCTCATGGGCCTGCATCGTGGACCACCTAGTGCCAGCCATGACCTCGGCCGGCAAGTACGAGCACCTGGAGGCGCTGGAGACCCTCTGCCGGGAATACCAAGAGGCTCTGCACCTCGACCCGGCCCACCTCCCCAGGATAAAAGAAGCAATCTGGGAAAAAGTTAAAGAGAGCGCTCTGAACCGCGACCTGGGGGCGACCGAAGAAGACCTGGCCAACTTTCCCTCTTTCCTGGAACGCCTGCACGCCTACCTGCACGAGGTGAGCGATTCCCTGATCAGGGAGGGGCTGCACATCCTGGGCGAGCCACCGCAGGGAGAGAAGCTGGTGAACTTCCTGGGCGCTCTGTGTCGCCTGCCCCACGGGGAGCTCCCTGCATTGCGGGAAGCGGTGGCCGAAGCTCTGGGCTTTTCCTACCAGGAGTTGGAGGAGAACCCCAGTCGCTGGTATTCGGAACTCCAGACCACCGCTGCCGCCCTGCTCGACCGGGTGGAGGAAAAGACCAGAGAGCTGCTGGAGGCTCTGGTGCGGAAAAACTTCGATCCTGTCTCCTGCCCGGAAATCGTGGCCGGGGTGCTGGGGAAGGAAGACCGGCAGGTGGCCCGGGTGCTGGAGTTCGTGGCCCGGGAAATCTGGCCTCGCCTCGAAGGGGTGCGAGGAGAGATTGAGGCCTGCGTGACAGGTCTTTCCGGGAGCTATGTCCCTCCGGGGCCCTCAGGTGCTCCCACCCGGGGCAGGATCGACGTCCTCCCCACCGGCAGGAACTTTTACTCGGTTGATCCTCAGGCCCTTCCGACCAGATCGGCCTGGGAGGTGGGCAAACATCTGGCCGAGCTCTTCCTGGCCCGCTACCTGGCCGAGCGCGGCGCCTACCCGGAGAACGTGGGGATGATCATCTGGGCCACCAACGAGATGCGCACCGGTGGAGAGAACATCGCCCAAGCCCTTTACCTCATGGGGGTAAGGCCGGTGTGGGAGGAGGCCACCGGTCGGGTGAGGGGGCTGGAGCTCATTCCCCGGGAGGAGCTGGGGCGGCCGCGCCTGGATGTCGTCCTGCGCGTCTCCGGCCTCTTCCGCGACAGCTTCCTTGAATATCATCCACCTGCTTGACGATGCCGTGCGCCGGGTGGCCGAGTGCGAGGAGGAGGATAACCTGATAAGGAAGCACTTCCTGGAAGAGATAAGATCTGCCACGGCCGAAGGTCAGAGCGAGGAAGAAGCACGGGAGCAGGCCCTTTACCGCATCTTCTCCGACCCTCCGGGTGCCTACGGGGCCGGGGTGAACCACGTGATCGACGAGAGCAACTGGAAGGACGCCCAGAACTTAGCTCGGGTTTACCTCACCTGGGGAGGGTACGCCTACGGGCGCCACTTTTACGCCAGAGAGGCCAAGGAGGTCTTCGCCCGGCGCCTGGCCCGGCTCGACGCCACCCTCAAGAACGAGGACAGCCGGGAAATAGACATCTTCGACGACGACTGCTTCTACGCTTACCACGGGGGAATGATCGCCGCCGCCCGCGCCCTGGGGGCCAACCCCATGAGCTTTGTGGGCGACTCCTCCGACCCCCGCAAGGTGAAGGTGCGCACCTTACTGGAGGAGACACGGAGGCTTTTCCGGGCGCGGGTGCTCAACCCCAAGTACATCAAAGGAATGCAGGAGCACGGGTTCAAGGGGGCGGGGGATCTCTCCCGCATGGTGGACTACATCTTCGGCTGGAGCGCCACCGCCCAGGTGATTGAGGACTGGATGTACGCGGGCCTGGCCGAAAAATACGCCCTCGACCCGGAAGTGGCCGGGTGGATGAAGGAAGTCAATCCCTGGGCGCTACATAACATCCTGGCCAAGCTCCTGGAGGCGATAGGCCGAGGGCTCTGGCGGCCAACACCGGAGCTGGAGGAGAAGCTAAAGGCCCTTTACCTGGAGGTGGAGGGGCTGTTGGAGGAAAGGTCCTGAGGCGATCCTCTACCACCCCGCCTAGAAAGCGGTGCAGCTCGCTGATCGCCTCCCGGCTCATGGTGTGGCAGACCACCGCCCGGCCCGGGCGGTGGCTGAAGTCTTTGTCTGGTGCCGGAGGCGGGAGTCGAACCCGCACGGGCAAAGCCCAGAGGATTTTAAGTCTCCCGCATTCGCCGGGCCTGCAAGCCCGTGCCGGGCCTGGCCTCCCCAACCCCGGCACGCCAGGCGGTGAGGACTTCCCCCCTCGTGCCTGTGGAATTCGCCACAGGGGAGCAGGGTTCCTCCTGTTTCACCGTCAAAAATCCTCCCTGATGGCCCGCCAGCCGATCTCCCTCAGCGTGGTCTTGTCGCGCTCCCCTCTCTGCCACGCCCGCTTGACGGCGGCTATGGCCTTCCGGTACTCCTCTTCCGTGATCTTCCCCCGCCTGCGGTACACGTGGAAGCAGCTCTCGACAATGCGGCGGTCGTATGTGCTCAGCCTTTTCTTCCCCACCTCGACCCTCACCTCCTTCGCGCAGAGGTAAAGCAACAGGCCGTCCACGAGGCTGGATGGCCGGACTTCCAGCACGCCATCCCGCCACTCGGCCCGGAAGCTCACGAACGGCGCGTGGGCCTGGAGCTGGGCCTGGGCGTAGCGTGTGATCTCTTCCCGCGTGGTGGGCCATTCCTGTGGCAAGTGGAACACGGGCCAGTCGCCCTCCCCGGCGGGCACCCACACGGGCAGGAAGTTCACCATGTCAACCACAGTGAAGGCCCTCTCGCCCGGCCCGCCCAGAACCACGCCCTCCCCCTCACGCACGGCCACGGCCAGGCGCTCCTCCTCAGGAACTCCCTCGGCGTAGCGCTTGAAGGGGCCGAGAACCCAGCGCTCGATCCAGAACACGGCGGGAGGCCTGCGTTCGAGCAGTAGACGCGTGGCCAGCAGGAAGAAGAGGCCGAGGAGCCGCCTGGCGGCCTCCCTCTCGGCCACCGGGCCACCGAAGAAGTTGCCGTAGCGGGCCAGCAGGCCCTCGACCGTGAGCTGGCCCTCCACCACGTCCAGCACGGCCTGGGCAAGCTCTTCCAGAACCACCCTCCTCACCCGGCCACAGCGGACGGGGACTAAAACCCTCTCCACAGGCGGGAGGCCCAACCTGCGGGCGATGGCCTCGCGCAGGGGATCGCGCAGAGGCTCCTCCCTGACCACCACACGCGCGGGGTAAGTGTAGAGCCTGGTACCGAGCACCGCCCGGTCACCTCCTATGTCCTGCAGTTGTCCTACACCTACAGTTTACACTGGAACCGGTAGAAAACGCAAGCCCAAAGCGAAGGGAGGAGGCGAGGAAATGTTGCGTTTCGTAGCCGAGAGGAAAAAGCGCGGATGGTCTCAATTTGAACTCGCGCGGCGAACTGGCATCCACCCTTCCAACCTCTCGAAGCTTGAGCGCGGTGTTTGGCCTGTTTACCAAGGCTGGCGGATAAAAATCGCCGAGGCCTTGGGCTGGCCCCTTGATCGGCTCGACGAGCTGTTTGAGGAGGTGCGGGAATGAACGAGCTGGCCGAAGCGGCGGTCTGCTACGCCGAAAGGTTTGGCTGGGCGGTGCTCCCGCTTCATTCAATCGCAGGTGGCCGCTGCACCTGCGGGCGGGTGAACTGCCCAAGCCCCGGCAAGCACCCTTTGACGCAGCACGGCGTGAAAGAAGCCAGCAAAGACTCAGAGACCATCGCGGCCTGGTGGCGCAGGTGGCCCTGGGCCAACATCGGCGTGGCCACCGGCTCCATCAGCGGCTTCTTCGTCCTCGACGTGGACGGCCCTGAAGGCGAGGACTCCCTCTACGAACTGGTAAAGCGGCACGGCGAGCTGCCGGAGACCGTGGAGCAGATTACCGGCTCGGGTGGCCGCCACCTGCTCTTCCGGATGCCTGAGGGCCGGGCCATCGGGAACAAAGTGAGGCTGGCTCCCGGCCTGGACGTTCGCGGAGAGGGCGGCTACGTCGTGGCGGCACCCTCACTCCACGCCAGCGGGAGGCGCTATGAATGGGAGTTTTCCTCCAGGCCGGGTGAAGTCGAAGTCGCCGAAGCGCCCGGCTGGCTCCTGGAGCTTCTGGCCGGGCCAGCAGGAAGCCAAGGCCGCCCGGTGGAGGAGTGGCGGCAATTGATCTCCGGGGGCGTGGAGGAAGGCCAGCGCAACAACTCGATCGCCGCCTTGGCCGGGCACCTGCTGCGGAAGAGGGTCGATCCCTACGTGGCGCTAGACTTGCTTCTGGCTTGGAACCAGGTCAAGTGCAGGCCACCCCTTCCAGACGAAGAGGTGGTGCGCACGGTGGACAGCATCGCAAAGAAAGAGCTGGAAAGGAGGCTAGGGAAATGGTGGAGATGGAGCACATCAGGCGCTTAGCGGAGCTGGAGGCGGAGGAGAGGCGTCTCCTGCTCGAAGAGACCAATTCGCCACCGGAGGAGGTTCTTCCTCCCTTCCCGGAGGACGTACTGACAGGCATTTGCGGGGACGTCGCCAGGCTCTTCGCCGAGCACCTGGAAGCCCCGGTGCAGTTTTGGTACTTCTCCGCGTTGACGGCTCTCGGGGCGGCCATCAGCGGGCACGTGACACTGGCAGGAGCCTTGCGGGAGCCTCCGCGCCTCTACACTGTCCTCGTTGGCGAGAGCGCAGACCCCCGGAAGTCCACGGCCATCGAGCTGGTGAGCGACTTCTTCAAGGAGGCCCTGGGCGACCTAGCACCTTATGTCCAGCGGGGCATTGGGAGCGCGGAAGGCCTCGCGGTGGCGGTGGAAAGGCTTGGAGCCCCACGCCGCGTTTTGCTGGAGCTGGACGAGCTGAAGCTGTTCGTGGACAAGGCCATGGTTCAAGGCTCGGTTTTGCTGACCGTCGTGAACAGTTTGTTCAGCCGCGTGAACTACGACGCGCCCACGAAGCACCGAAACATCCGCTTCGAGGACACGCACCTCTCCCTGCTGGCCGCCTGCACGAGGGAGACTTACGAATCGATGTGGACGCCTGCGTTCCTGGACATCGGCTTCGTCAACAGGCTGTGGGTGGTGCCCGGTAAGCCGACGAAGGACGTGCCCCTGCCCAGGGAGCTGCCGGAAGGCCAGGTGCAGGAGCTGAAGCGGAGGCTCAGGGAGATCGTGGAAAAGGCCACGCAGGCGACGTTCCGCATCCGCACGTGGGGCACCAAAGAAGAGGTAGCGCTCCCTTACGAGTGGAAACTGGGCATGACGCCCGAAGCCGAAAGGATTTGGAGTGAGTGGTACACGGCGCGACCCCGTGATCTCCACGCCAAGCGCCTAGAGACTTACGGCCTGAGGCTGGCCGTGCTGCTGGAGGCGTCGCGGGGCAACTTCGAAGCCATCGAAGCTGACACGATCGAAAAGGTGGTCAAGCTCCTGCGCTGGCAACACGAGTGCCGCCAGCTGCTCTTCCCCGTGGACGCGGCCACCAAGACGGCCATCGTGGAGGAGAAGATCCGCAAAACTCTGCGCCGGGCCAGGCGGATGGCCTTCCGCGATTTGTACCGTGCCATCAACGCCCAGCGGTACGGGGGCTACGTCTTCGAACTCGCGGTCAGGAGCCTGGTGGAGCTGGGCGAAGTCGAGGTGCGGGGCGGCAGGAAGCGGAGGCTCGTCGTATGGGTGGGCGAGTGAAAGTTAGATGCACCTAACTGGCAAAACCTTGAAGCTGAAATCGTTTCAAATTAGCCGCCACGACGAGCGAGCGTGAGAGAGCGTGAGAGAGGGAGAGCGAGGAAGGGCCATGTGTCAGGCAGGAGGTTTTTGGCCTTGGCGCAAAACCGAACATAGCAGCGGCAGACGGGCGAAAACGAGGCCCACAACTGTCATCGCTTTTTGTCATCACGCGACTTCGTGCCCGGAATCCCTTGGGCCACGCGGCTTTCCGGGCACGAAGGCAAAATTAACGGGGGGTCGAGATAGAGATCTCTCTCACCCTCGGTCTCTCTTAATTTTCCCCTCGTGCCCCTGAAAGCCTTGAGCCACCTGGCCTTCGGGCCACGAGGTGCCGTGATGACAAAAAATGATGACACTTCGCCCACGCGAAATCGCGAGCCTGAACGAGCCAGGCCAAGCGTGGCCTTGTGTGGGCAAGCTAACCCACTGAACACAGCCGCCACGCCCCAAGACGGCCAAAAACTGCGAGCGGGCCGGTGGAGAGGGGCGTGGTACAGTGGGGGTGGAAAGCGGCGTGGCGAGGAGTTGCCAGCGATGGCAAATGCAGGGAGGTGAACCACAGCTGTGGCACTGACGAGGATTAAGATCTACCGCGTGCGCAAGGGCCTCACCTGCACCGAGCTGGCCGGGAGGCTGGGCTGTAGCCGGGCTTACCTCTCCGTCGTAGAGAACGGCACCGTGCGTGCGGGTAAGGCCTTCCGTTCCCGCCTGGCCGAGGCCCTTGGCTGTGAAGAGCGCGGTGGCTTCGCGAGGCGGGCGGTGTGTGCGTGGAGGAGGAGGAGGTGATGAGCCATGAGGTTCCTCCTCGTGTGGACGGCGTTTCTCCTCGCTGGGTTCGCGCTTGGCGTGTGGCTACTTCTCCGCTGAACGCCAAGCTGTGGAAGG
It encodes:
- a CDS encoding helix-turn-helix domain-containing protein codes for the protein MLRFVAERKKRGWSQFELARRTGIHPSNLSKLERGVWPVYQGWRIKIAEALGWPLDRLDELFEEVRE
- a CDS encoding cobaltochelatase subunit CobN, yielding MNIIHLLDDAVRRVAECEEEDNLIRKHFLEEIRSATAEGQSEEEAREQALYRIFSDPPGAYGAGVNHVIDESNWKDAQNLARVYLTWGGYAYGRHFYAREAKEVFARRLARLDATLKNEDSREIDIFDDDCFYAYHGGMIAAARALGANPMSFVGDSSDPRKVKVRTLLEETRRLFRARVLNPKYIKGMQEHGFKGAGDLSRMVDYIFGWSATAQVIEDWMYAGLAEKYALDPEVAGWMKEVNPWALHNILAKLLEAIGRGLWRPTPELEEKLKALYLEVEGLLEERS
- a CDS encoding IS607 family transposase: MEKLYPLHEACRILGVSLKTLQRWDKAGKIRVVRTPGGRRRVPESEVKRLLGVEKPPVPQERVLAIYARVSSHEQKAKGDLDRQVESVRKRFDPRLFDDILVVTGVSSGLNDRRKGLMRLMTLAREGKITDLAVSYKDRLTRFGFNYLKAYFESYGVKIHVVNGEEDRKTAHEELVEDLLAIVTSFAGRLYGARSRRKEGVVRQVREVFEAAGHVPGAD
- a CDS encoding cobaltochelatase subunit CobN, which translates into the protein MRSCTWGKHGTLEWLRGKGAGLSASCFPDLVLRTLPNVYPYIVNDPGEGTQAKRRSWACIVDHLVPAMTSAGKYEHLEALETLCREYQEALHLDPAHLPRIKEAIWEKVKESALNRDLGATEEDLANFPSFLERLHAYLHEVSDSLIREGLHILGEPPQGEKLVNFLGALCRLPHGELPALREAVAEALGFSYQELEENPSRWYSELQTTAAALLDRVEEKTRELLEALVRKNFDPVSCPEIVAGVLGKEDRQVARVLEFVAREIWPRLEGVRGEIEACVTGLSGSYVPPGPSGAPTRGRIDVLPTGRNFYSVDPQALPTRSAWEVGKHLAELFLARYLAERGAYPENVGMIIWATNEMRTGGENIAQALYLMGVRPVWEEATGRVRGLELIPREELGRPRLDVVLRVSGLFRDSFLEYHPPA
- a CDS encoding helix-turn-helix domain-containing protein: MALTRIKIYRVRKGLTCTELAGRLGCSRAYLSVVENGTVRAGKAFRSRLAEALGCEERGGFARRAVCAWRRRR
- a CDS encoding bifunctional DNA primase/polymerase produces the protein MNELAEAAVCYAERFGWAVLPLHSIAGGRCTCGRVNCPSPGKHPLTQHGVKEASKDSETIAAWWRRWPWANIGVATGSISGFFVLDVDGPEGEDSLYELVKRHGELPETVEQITGSGGRHLLFRMPEGRAIGNKVRLAPGLDVRGEGGYVVAAPSLHASGRRYEWEFSSRPGEVEVAEAPGWLLELLAGPAGSQGRPVEEWRQLISGGVEEGQRNNSIAALAGHLLRKRVDPYVALDLLLAWNQVKCRPPLPDEEVVRTVDSIAKKELERRLGKWWRWSTSGA
- a CDS encoding cobaltochelatase subunit CobN — protein: MPYVYLISQLLATPESLYRLLLRLRAAGYRVEDLPPDAASLFQSVLEGLTNDPNWSPPETKGKEAATRIPLDRLEK